DNA sequence from the Malus sylvestris chromosome 10, drMalSylv7.2, whole genome shotgun sequence genome:
GGATTTTAGAAAGCTTCAAAAACTGGAAATATAAAGCTTACATAAAAAACTTCCCCCACACTCATTGCTTTGTTTGCAAGAAAACTATATGAACTTCATATGTCTCAAGCTACGCTTCCATGATCCGAGGCATCTTCGTAGTAATAGGGTGACAATTTCCCCTCCTTTTTAGCAGCCTGGGGATGTTTCTCTGTGCCAACTTCTTGCAACAATTTCACTACTCGTCTCATGGACGGACGATTAATTGGGAGAGGGCTGGTGCAGAGGAGGCCAATGTTGAGGACCTTGCAGACTTCTTCCTTGTAACAAGATTCAAGTTTTGGGTCAACCACACTGTCTACTCCTTTCTGATCCAATGCGGTGCAGACCCACTTCACCAAGTCCTTTTCTCCGAACTCTGGGTCGACTGGGAGTCTCCCGGTCACCAGCTCCAGAATAACCACGCCGAAACTGTATATATCGCTCTTCTCATTCACTCTGAGAGTGTATGCATATTCTGCAACAAGATTACATTTACATTATTAGAATGGCGGGGTAAAAATTTAACTAATGTAAGCAGACATCGTGAAATGTCAGTTTCAAAATCTAAAATCTCAACAAGAACATCAACATACAATACGAATTCAACTAAACTTAATCGGAAATTTGGTCAGTAGGAAATTTTTCTGACTAACCTGGAGCAATATAACCACAAGAACCTGTAATGCCCGACATGGATTGAGGCCCTTTACCAGTCACATCAACCACCTTGGCTACTCCAAAATCCGCCACTCGTGCTCCAAAATCGCCGTCCAACAATATGTTGTTGGATTTCACATCTCTATGAACAATCGCTGGAACGCAATCATGGTGCAGATAAGAAAGACCCTCTGCTGCATCCAGAGCTATCTTAAACCTTGTAGGCCAATCCAGCAACCCTCCTTTGATGCTATGCAACATATCACCGAGACTGCCATTTTGCATATACTCATAAACCAAGAGCTTGCAGTCCCTAGTAGTGCaacaacaccaaagcttcacaatGTTCTTGTGCCTAATCCTCCCCAAAGTCTCCACCTCCGCCTCAAAGCCGTCGTCTTGGACCCAACCTTTCTCAACATCGCCAGCTTCGCACTCCTGCACTTTCCCTCCCCAAAGCTTCTTCACTGCAACAACCTCTCCACTGCTCAGCATAACCTTGTACACCTTCCCGGACGCCCCGCTACCAATCACATTATCTTCATCAAGGCAATCCAAGATCTCATACTCACTAAAACCCAGTTTGTGAAACGACATCAGCGTCCATTTGGATTTGTCTATCGTTCGGTTCGCCTTCTTGAAGTTCTTGTACTTCAAGTAAAACCAGACCACCCCCACAACAAATACTAAACCAGATAGAATGAAGATGCACCTAAGCAACCATAGGTACCCCTGACTTTTAACCTCAGCTTTGCCATCACATAAGCCATCCAAATCTCCACAAAGACCAGGATTTCCCAGAAAGCTACTCCTATAAATTTCCTTAGCAAATAAGGGTGGAAGCTCACCTGAGAGCCGATTGTTGGACAAATTAAACACATTGAGCTTCATATTCTGCAACCCAAATGGGATTTTCCCGGAAAATCGATTCCCGGAAAGATCAAGGTAATTAAGCACGGATAAGTTCCCAATCCCATCTGGGATTTTCCCGGAAAGTTGGTTACTTGCTAGATTGAGCTCGTTGAGTTTCGTCCAAGACTGGATCCCAATTGGAAGCTCACCCGAGATTTCGTTACTGTGGAGGTCCAGAGTCCCGAGCTGCCCGAGTCTCACAATGCTCTCCGGCAACGGCCCATTGAACTTATTTTCGCCACCGGAAAACTCCATAAGATTCTCCACCCACCCAATCTCCTCCGGTATCTGACCCGAAAACTTGTTCTTCGCTACGATTAATAGCGAGAGGTTCGTGGCTCCGGCAATGGTCTTCGATATCGCCCCAGAAAGCTCATTCTCAACGAGCTCCATCAAGTACACGCGCGGCAGCCCCCAGAAGCCCGCCGGAACTTCCCCACTTAACCGGTTGTGACCCAATCGAACCCGGGTCAAGCTCTGGCACTCACCCAACCTCGCCGGGATCCCACCGGAAAACTCATTGTGTATCATCAAGAGCTCTTCCATTTGTCGCTTCTCGCAAAGACTCGCCGGAATGGTGCCAGTGAACTGGTTGCTAGACACGTCGAGCCACTTGAGAGGCGAGTTCTTCCCGAGATTTTGGGGAAGCTCGCCGGAGAGCTTGTTTCGGAAGAGCCTGAGCTCGTACAAGTTAGGCGAGTTCGCAATGCTCGCCGGCACGCTCCCCTCGAAGTTGTTCTCGTAAAGGTTGAGGCTTTCGAGCGGCAACCGGCAGAGCTCGTCAGGAATTGGCCCGCTCAGCTGGTTCATGGACGCGTCGAGGAGTCTCAGCCGGGTCAATTTAGACATTCCGGGCGGCAGCTTGCCGGTTAATGAGTTGTTGTAGAGCTCAATCTGAACGACGCTGGTCAGCTCGCTGAGCGACGGCGGAATCCGGCCGGTTAAGCCGTTGATGGCGAGGTCCaaatccttgaggtttttgagaCGACCCAGCGAGTCGGGAATCTCGCCAACTATGTTGCACTCGGTGAGCCAGAGCACCTCGAGGTTCGTCAAATTGCCGAGCTCCGCCGGGATCCGACCCGGGAGAAACGGGTTGTAggaaaggttgagcattttCAGGGTGGAAATGTTGCCGAGAAACGGGGGGATGGTGCCTTCAATGAGATTGTAGACGAGAGAGAGGACCTCGAGTTTCTGGAAGCGGCCGAAGGAGTCGGGAATTGGTCCGGAGAAATTGTTTCCGGTGAGGTCGAGGTATTTGAGGTTGGGGAGGTCGGGGAGGGTGGCGGGGAGGGCGCCGGTGAGAAGGTTCTGGGAGAGGTCAAGGTGCTCGAGATTTTGACAAGTGGAGAGTGAGGGAGGGAGGGTGGAGTTGATGGAGTTGTTGTAGAGGGAGAGGTGGGTGAGGTTGGGGAGGCGGCAGAGGACGGTGGGGAAAGGGCCGGCGAGGTTGGCGCTGGGGAGGTCGAGGGAGCGGACGacgggggaggaggaggaggcgtcGTCGCATTTGACCCCAAGCCAATTGCAGGGGGTGGAGTCGGCGTCGTTCCAGGAGTCGAGGGCGGAGTCAGGATCGTCGAGGGAGAGCTTGAAGTGTTGGAGGTAGAGGCCTTCTTGGTTGAGGGAGAGGGTGGTGGGGAGCggtgggaggaggaggaggagggggaggaggaagagaagcattgttgttatttttttggtcaaatgttGTGTCTGTCTTGTGATTTTGCTTCCTAGAAAGGAGGGGGAGTGAGGTGTGTTTGGGGTGTTGATATTTGGGGGTATTATATATGTGAGGATTTTAGTGAGGGAGTGGGAGGGAAATAGTAAATGAGTGTGTTGGGAACTTAGTAGAACAAATTATGAGGGAAAGGGTACATGATTTGAATGAATGCAATTTTACTTTCTTTGTCTCTTGAGACATTCAACAAAAATGTTTGTGTGTAGCAAAAGATAAATAAACCAAAGTTGTTTGGAGACAAATATACTCGATATCGTttgtatgaagaaaaaaaaagccaaagatTTATTGTATGCTTATATTTGGACCATTATTGCTAGAAATGCTTATCTATTTGATTATACTGGAAACAGTTGTACTAGAAGTTTCTCTCTttaactaattttatttttctattaaaaaaacatttacaaCATAATTAGTAAATTTGTGTATAATAAGCTATAGATGTTAGTAAATCGTGAAAAATATGCTACAAATGTTAGTAAATTCGCGTATAATATGCATCTAATACACttacatgtgtatatatatatatatatatttttttttaatttttttttcatacacgTCTTAAACTCTAACATATGATATACTTATTATACACATCCATACGTACTTTTCAAGTTTAATATACATTTTTTGGAcatatttgtttttaaaatacACATCAAATTCACATATCATAAATGTATTTTGACATATTAAAGAAATTAAGTAAatttaaaatgtaaaaataaaatggcCGAAATTTTCAAAGTATCGTATTTGATAAGTTACCGAATAATAAAAGTACGTATTTTACCATCTTTTATagacaaaaaaattcaaatagatAAATAACTCATTTGGATATGATTTTAAAATGACTtaaaagcgtttttggtgaaaatatttttagaaataatcattagtaaaaatgttagtaaatcttaaaaaaaacacttacaTATAACTGGTGTTTTTTTGTAGAAAGCACTTACAGTGCTTTTggaacataaaaatattttatctaaaaacgtttttagtcattttaaaaacacaacCAAACGAGTCCAAATAGTGTTTGGGAATAGTATTAACTAAAATGAGGTTTGTCAGTGATATTTCAACATTGAAAGCAAGTTGTTTGCAATGATGATATATATCTAAAGAAGAAACATGTGAGTTTGGCCAGTAAGCCGTTGCGACGGGGACTGAGATGGGCGGTGCAAAACAGCAAAATCAGGAGGAGGAACTGGCGTTAGACGGAGGCCTGCGATTAATCGTGTTTAATTACCAGAATACGACAGTTACGAGTTGGATCAGTTCTGACTGCGCCTGCGCCTGGAAGCTCGAATGCAAGATTAGCATGACCAAATGTGTGAGTCACGCTTGGGGTTTGTTGGGGCGAGGGGgggcgggggggggggtggaTAGCAAGTGAGATTGTTGTCAGACGGATACGATTGGTGGCAGCGACAGTGGGTGGAGGCTGAGCTAACTTTGCAGTTTTAGATAAAAGCAAAGGAAAAAAGGCAATGGTCAACTGCCATTTGGCAGTCTCTTTATTTTATCATATGTGAACAtaatttctttatttgtttaCCCAGAGGATGCATTTGGCTAATCAAAAACAGCAAATGTAATTGTACATTATCCAATTGTGGAGTCAATACGGATTAATGGCTGCTCATGACCTCAATAGCTTCATGACTTTAACTTATATTTAAATATGACCTTTATATACAACTGTGTCAAACTAAAGAATCAGTCAAAAATACTGAGTTACAAACTGCTACTTCTTCTGTGTGGTTTTTGCTTACTTCTTCTTCACGACCACAGTAGCTTCATAACCCCAACAATATTTATCTGGTGGCCAAGGTTGCATGATTAAGTCAACTCTGAGATGAATAAAAATCCATGGAGTCTCATCCTTTTGTGTAAAGATAGCTTGTTGAGTTGTAGTTTTGGACCTAGGCAGGAGACCTCAGTTAAACAAACTAATAATCTAATCGTATAAATGGTGTGGTCTAGGTGCCTCTTACGCAAGTTTTTCTCATACAATTGCCGGGTAATTAGTAAAAAGACAGCAAGTAAATACTCctaaattatcaaaagaatAAGCTTATAAGTTTacactactatatttttatcGCTAGCTAGGAAGACATATTAAGCTATATTGCATAAGGTTAGTGACATGCAGACAATATTGTACGTTAACTTTGCAGAAACTATAGTTTCATGCAGAAGGGGGACGAAGGGGAGCTAAAAGAAAATGAGACGAATGAAATTCCCACTGGATTTGCAAAACTGCAAGTGTAAAACAGATGTTTCTGTTTTCCGCCCAAAGACAGTCCAAATCGGGGCGGTGAACAATGAACATTGCCATATTGTTccaatattttccttttttcgaCAATTTCTTCTGTTCGTTACGAATCCCCACCAGATTTTCTTGGCATTCTACATTCACGTCTGTCATTTTCTCGTGCCCAAAAATGGTTAGGTTTTTAGTCCACAAAACCCCATGCGCAGACACCAGCCATGGTAAAATGACTTGGATCCCCTCCAGACCCAAAAAATCTAAGCCTAAGGATCAAATGACCcgaaccgttgaaatttgatccaacagctacaaacaGGGAGCCCTTCtataagttataataattatagtcttttaatcaaattttaacggtCTAAATTATTTGATCCTTAGATTTAGATTTTTAGGTCCGGAGAGATCCGGGTTCATGGTAAAATGGTCATGCTCTTGTTTGGGTACTTGGTGTGACCTACACGTGGCCTTTGCTTATTTGCTGGCACGCTAGGACATGTTAACCCATGCACGCCTGAGTCTCTCCATCCTGACAAATTTGACAAGTGCCACACAGTTTGTCGAGCATAATGCACTTCCGTACAATTTTGTGTATCTGGCATGCATGTAATATTCTTTCCTTATGTTTGACTAGTAGTGCTGGCTAGGGTTAGTTTTGTAGTGTTAGGATTAGTCGTTAACTTCAATCCGGGTGACTTGATCGTATGACCAGAATCagatatagaaagaaaaaaaccacctgaaaaaaagaattaaaaaaaaaaaaaaaaaaaaactgaaacctagctccccgcaaccccccacccccgcaaacaaacccagaaaccttAAACCcccatcccccccccccccgacccACCTCCTTCTCCTCCATTCTCTTCACCTCCCAGCaaacccccaccccacccccaccttccCCGAGTCCTTTCTCCTCTTCACCCCCACCCTTAGCAAATCTAACTCCATCCAGACCACCACCAACCAAGcaccaaaaaaattcaaaatttgaaggaCAAAATTAAATGCATACCTCGTTGTTGGAGCCGACCGACTTGCCGACGAGAAGGGCACGGATGGGGGAGGGAGAAGAGGGTGGGTGTTGCAGATGGTGGGGGTCGGGTTCTGGGCGAGGTGGGTCGCCCGGGTCGGGATCTGGGTTCTGGGCGAGGTCGGACGCAGGGAGTTGGGTCGTGcgcccgggggggggggggggaaggtcGGACGTAGGGAGTTGGGTCGTGGGGTGAGAGGGGGGGAGGCCATGGGGGGTGCGGGCGGAAGGAAGGTCGGGGTTCTGGCTCAGGTGGGTCGTCGAGAGGAAGGGGGAAGACGAGCTGAGCTGGTGTGGGTGGGGATAAAGGGTTCTGGGTTTGTGGGGGGTGGTTGCGGGGAGAtgggatggtttttttttttttttttttgttgagaaaattcaagtttaaaaaaaaaaaaatttaaattccacaTGGCAcatatttggcagccacgtggcacaaatgttacagacacgtcagcacttaacagatcaatagatgaaaaatgtaacggatgtattattttgaaataaaatagtacttaaggtatgaaagtgaaacgttttgaagatgttgtaaggaattgaaatagacCCAAACATGAGAtatgaaaatgtaatttacccaattaaTTATCATGTGATATTGTCGAAATACCAACTTTACATTCAAACACAAATTACATAATTATTTATTAGTATTAGTTCGCTTTTGTAGTTTGGTAACATTACATACAAAAAACTAACACATCAAATGCCCTTAGCCCTCtaagacattttcaaatgattGTTATTCGACAACGTAGAAGTTGTTGCGCCCTAAATCACCTccatttttttaaatcattGCTTGTGCCCTAAATCAGCTTAATTGGTTTCAAAATCAttgcttaattttcatgaaaagagAAGCAGATCTAGAGAAGAAAGCTTCATGCATGGAGAGGAATGCAGTAGATCGATGTCAGACATGTAGATATGGAGACTGCAATGTAATTATTTTGCTGGGCTGTCCCGATACGTACTCAGGTGTACTTGCACATGCATGGGATAAGTTGTTGGATTTACATTGACTAGTTTGTGTTTATGTCGTCGGtcaaatttgaaattcaaagtGCAGATCTTGGGAATTTAAAActtcaaattcaaagtttaaCGTTTggtgaaaattaaaagaaattatgGAAAACTGAGTCTACAGGGTCATTTGTTTTAAGAGACTTGGCAGCACATTTATAAACCACAGGTTTTATTTGCAATTTTAATCTTCATTTTTTGCTTATAAATCACAAATTAATCAAACTCATACCAGTTTTGTTTGACGGTGATGGATTTCCTCGAAGGTGACTTGAAGCCACCAAGAAGCTTTGGGGACTTCGAGCagactttttttttaagtgcatcgatatttttacactaaggagaTGATGAGTTCGGCTAGCCACATAATAGGCAgcctaatttgatatcaaattcatcatctataAGATTCGAACCACTTCGAGCAGACTTTGGAAGGAAAAAGAGACTGATTGAAACCAAAGGCACTTGATGAACATTTTCCAAGTTACCTGCTGGGCTAGCACCCTATCTTATCTTTCCAAAATCCAAACTTGATACGTGGACAGCataaagatgcataaattgtaaattatgttaactacattgaaatatttgagaatcaaagagaaaatggagaagaaaGAGTAACTGAGAAAGATGAACTAgagagaatttagagagagaaatatgagACTTGTATATTGATTTAAAAGAAGGAAGATTAGACACTCtgtttttatataagaaaatctAACAACTCTAACTAAATACTAACAAACTTGCTAATTGTATTGTTGACTTGTACCCTTAATGAATTAATGGGTAACCTTTTaataatttcatgaaatttgtaattgaggTTCAAAAATTACACTAATGAGCAAAAAATTGTATAGATACTGCAAACAACGTTAATTTGATCATACACGTTATAACTGAGTCTAGTAGTGTGAATTTTTAACTAAACAGTGTATTAAAATGAATAATTGTATGAGGAGGTTGAACCTAAAGGTCCTGAACCTAGATCAACAAGGCACACTCTATTGATAATCAGTAGATAGCGAATAACATTTGATGTGAAAAGTTCTAGTGACTATAAGTACGTTACCGACACTAACAGTTCAAGCAGAAAATGCAAACCCTAAATTGACACATATATCTTGATGCAAATTGATTTGATAGTGGGaaacataaacataaaattCTCCTTCCCCTTTTTTTCTTATGGTTTTTTCTGTTTTCGAGTAAATATGTACAGTAGAGTTAAGTTATGATGTCGGAAACAAGTATAATGACTGCTGTCTGATGGTAGTGGCATCGGCATCACTACATTTGAATCTCACCAATAAATTGAACCTCTAACTTATCAactttggtttaattttgcattaaCAAATGCCACCTAACGGATGTTGTAACATTATGCGTGGACCACCTACTCTAATTTAATTGTGACCAAATCTGCATCCGCTTCAACTTCAATTCTCTTGCTCGATAAACGTCAGAGACTCGGAGTGATAGACACAATGTTTAACTTACTTGTCCCCGATGCAAACCTACAAGTTGAAGCACCAAGTGTAACATACAATTTGAGTTGTGTTAGGACAAGTGCGCATGTAGACGTCAACCGTTGATAAAAAGGGAATCACACAACCCAATCAACAGTGAATTTGTAAGGAAAAGACTGTAGGTCATGTCTCCCGGAGgtggttggggggggggggggtggtttTGTATGTCATCCGCGTGAAAAGAGGAGGCTCAAGTGCCCACATGAGCTCCCAGGTAGATCGTCGCATGATTTAGACAAGGCCAAATCATCTTGAAAGCTTTGCCAATTATTCAGCCTAGTAAAACCGAAGCTTTACGTTCTTTTTTACCGAATTATGATAACGTTTGCATGAGGCTGGCCTTACATGTCACTCTGCTGTTGGCAAAAGCTATATTTGCAGAATTATTGCTGTTAGTTTGTTTACAACATACGCATACGCTTATGATTCACATGGTGGAAACTAAAGGGTAACTTTTTATTTAAGTAGGATTAAAGTTTTGTTAGGAACTTTCTGAGGCACTTACTTCTTAAGTAGAGTTGCgggtttaaattttattataaaacaaTATTACTACTTTAAACTACACTAAATAAAGAAGGAAAAGTTTGAAGGACACCGTTAGTTgaacaaaaatgctcaacctacCAGGATAATCCAGTCCACCGTTTACTGGTAGAAATGTAGGCTCAAGATGACTATAAGTAGAATTCAAGTTCAAGTGGGATCAAAGTTTTGTTTGGAACTTTGAAACACTTCTTAACTAGAATTGCAGGCTTGAGGTGACTTTAGTGCTTGATCGACCTTCCTAATTACTCTCAGTATAGCCTGCTAACAAAAATTCCATCACCAATTCTCTGGCTATAAACGGTGGTCCACctataaaaaaaccaaacaaaaagttATTGGCAGTCAATGATATTGATTTAATTAAACTTAGATTTTTGGTctaaaagaaaaagatcatgaAGCCATGGTCCAACAAAATGATGATATATTTATCTTTATTGTaataaaattaaggaaaataaTTCATACCCCGAAACCCAAAATTAGCAGCAGACTCATTCTGACctgaaaaaaggaaagaaaaggaggAATCCTAGTGCTATAACCTTTTCTAACTCCAAAGCAGCAGATTCACCTTGCGCGAGTTTTTAGTGTATTCGAAACAGTCatatactttattttattttttttaatttactattATTAAGATAAATGAGAGAGTTCAAAATTATAACATTAACTTACGGGGCGGAAGAGTTTCGAATTCATAATACATatagatttatttatttacttatataataaaaaattagaatacaACAATTATATTAATGTCGTCCATCCTTATTTGTAATACGTAAAATAATATGACATGTAGGGTCAAGATCAAGGGCTTTTACAAACTTTGAGAGGAAAAATATTGTGTTAATGATTAATTATAATATGGGTGATAATTAAAGATAGAAAAAGCTAGCAAAGGGGATTATGGTGGATCCAACACATTTGAGTGATCTGTTCCTAACCACAATCATAATTGTCCTCTTGTGCTTCAATCCTACCTTTCTTCCCATCCCACCATCTCCCACTTTATCTCCATCTAAAACTCTAATCCCTGTTGTGTAAAATACCCAAAAAGATATCTCTCAACTGTTTGTGGAAACTCTCTCCCATTTGGAGTGTTGCTTtgctttctcttcttttctaaCAGGCCTTCCTCACTTTCCTACTCTTCTGAATCATTAGTGGTGGTAGATTTGGAAAAGCACCCACAAGTTTATCTTTTAGCATATGAATATGTTTGGAGTTCGTTTTTTAAACAAGGTTGGATTAGAAAATTATTCATAGCATTATGTTCATCGTGTTTTTAATATAATTGTTTAACTAGAAGGCCAACTCAAAAGATGCATGGAATGGGTCGATTTGAAACTCCTTTGAGGCTAAAAATTATTATTCACGACATTCAATTTTTGGCTCGCAACTTTAATTCTATTTCTCGTTGACTATTATTAGagaggggtggtttgggagtgaggtgcttaaaaaaaaagtactcatgaaaaaaaactgtgagggttttagatgtttggtaaactaaaaaaaaagggcttatttgggaagcttttgtgagaataagttgaaatcaaaggaaaaagttgaagctgctatttgcagctttggaaaactggtttttttttcaaagcacacggagctacaatgctcctttaatgaaaagacccactatcagactgctttttttcccaaaagcacttttacaaaaaggtttaccaaacactctgctgatttatttcacagccgcttattctcacagcacagccgcttattctcacagcagctttttttcaaagcacagcaataccaaaccagccctaaggagtggtttgggagtgaggtgcttaaaaaaaaaaaacacccatgaaaaaaagctgtgagggttttaggtgtttggtaaactgaaaaaaaaaaagcttattttggaagttgctgtgagaataagctgaaatcaaaggaaaaggcTGAAGctactatttgcagctttggaaaactagcttttttttttcaaagcacacggagatacagtgctcctttaatgaaaagacacactatcagactgtttttttttttttttccgaaagcacttttacaaaaaattttaccaaacactctcctgatttatttcacagccgtttattctcacagtagtttttttttaaagcacagcaataccaaaccaaccctaatTTTTGAGATGACGCAATTACTATTTTAGAGCATTCTGTTAATCAGTTATACATATGGGATCGAACAATCACAGTTAATAGTACTAGAAATGttccttttcttgttttagttGAAACTAGGCCTctttcaaaagaaaagaaataagaatcAGTGACTCAGAAACAATTAATTaagataattttaaaaaaaattatggaatATACATATTAGTATTCATGGACTATACCTTTCATTCCACTTTCAGTTCCTATCTTAATTAGAGCAGGACTTCTACTTTTTCCAAGGACAACAAAAAATCTTCGCCGTTATTTGggagtaaaaaaataaaattaaaagatgCATAAACTGAAAGCATGCTCATTCATTCTCTTATCCAATGGGTTAAACGAGAGAAAGGTTATGGCAAAGACAACTTTTTCACTTCTTTACAAGTTTTTTGGCAGAGATCATGCTCAATAGGAAACCAACATCAAGTGCATGCCCAGCTGTATATAAACCTAGCACCGACTACTAAATTCAAAAGGTTTTGGaagcttttttttaaaaaaaaaaaacaggttaAACAAAACCAGGATTAGTTTGAGTAGGATTATGGTATGTGTTAAAATCCCATTGGAGTCCAAAAGGAGGAATAAAACCATATCCTCTACAATCATTGAGAAAAAGGCACACTattgttttcatttatttatttatttattttgtcaaaagataaattttattaaatttttaatagtaACGTTTACATTTTCTTTATAACATTCAAAAGAAATTCAAGATCATACGCATCCCAAAGGAAATAACCACCATGTGAGGTGGCATATGAAGCAACAGCGTAGGCAGCGAGGTTTTTCCAAAAATACAAAAGGGGGGCTGATATGATATACAAGGATATGAAGGCTTTCCGTTTAAAAAGGGGAGGACCCGCACTCGCTTCTCTGTGTTTCAAAGTGAATGACTAAAAAACATAAAGTCGCTAGGGCCCTCCTATCTATGGTAAAGCTTAATGATATTCTTTATTTGGAAATGTCCTAAATAACTATGTGCAAAACACAtgatttattttgaatgaaaaacTTAACGAAGTTAGTGTGAGataacaaattaatgatttcGGAAAGTTACTATGATTATTGCTTAAAACTTTAGTTcat
Encoded proteins:
- the LOC126588038 gene encoding receptor-like protein kinase HSL1, whose amino-acid sequence is MLLFLLPLLLLLPPLPTTLSLNQEGLYLQHFKLSLDDPDSALDSWNDADSTPCNWLGVKCDDASSSSPVVRSLDLPSANLAGPFPTVLCRLPNLTHLSLYNNSINSTLPPSLSTCQNLEHLDLSQNLLTGALPATLPDLPNLKYLDLTGNNFSGPIPDSFGRFQKLEVLSLVYNLIEGTIPPFLGNISTLKMLNLSYNPFLPGRIPAELGNLTNLEVLWLTECNIVGEIPDSLGRLKNLKDLDLAINGLTGRIPPSLSELTSVVQIELYNNSLTGKLPPGMSKLTRLRLLDASMNQLSGPIPDELCRLPLESLNLYENNFEGSVPASIANSPNLYELRLFRNKLSGELPQNLGKNSPLKWLDVSSNQFTGTIPASLCEKRQMEELLMIHNEFSGGIPARLGECQSLTRVRLGHNRLSGEVPAGFWGLPRVYLMELVENELSGAISKTIAGATNLSLLIVAKNKFSGQIPEEIGWVENLMEFSGGENKFNGPLPESIVRLGQLGTLDLHSNEISGELPIGIQSWTKLNELNLASNQLSGKIPDGIGNLSVLNYLDLSGNRFSGKIPFGLQNMKLNVFNLSNNRLSGELPPLFAKEIYRSSFLGNPGLCGDLDGLCDGKAEVKSQGYLWLLRCIFILSGLVFVVGVVWFYLKYKNFKKANRTIDKSKWTLMSFHKLGFSEYEILDCLDEDNVIGSGASGKVYKVMLSSGEVVAVKKLWGGKVQECEAGDVEKGWVQDDGFEAEVETLGRIRHKNIVKLWCCCTTRDCKLLVYEYMQNGSLGDMLHSIKGGLLDWPTRFKIALDAAEGLSYLHHDCVPAIVHRDVKSNNILLDGDFGARVADFGVAKVVDVTGKGPQSMSGITGSCGYIAPEYAYTLRVNEKSDIYSFGVVILELVTGRLPVDPEFGEKDLVKWVCTALDQKGVDSVVDPKLESCYKEEVCKVLNIGLLCTSPLPINRPSMRRVVKLLQEVGTEKHPQAAKKEGKLSPYYYEDASDHGSVA